Proteins encoded together in one Anopheles darlingi chromosome 3, idAnoDarlMG_H_01, whole genome shotgun sequence window:
- the LOC125955539 gene encoding cytochrome P450 3A19-like: MHFQEGSSCSYLHHLEEILELAMVRIMNPLLHPDWVYRWTSMYRAEEKALKEFHQPAKNIQLLMRKSSPTLIEDYMTSMKRIGHVDIEMFENDLSGLIYAGHETSAITISNTLLLLAMHPDVQDQAVAEIRQHCGTFDEDISYETLQQLVYIEMVLKESLRLFPIAPIIARQPTHEIALGKYTVPAGVDVLLNIFNIHRNPVYWGEDAEHFRPERFATTYDRSAYLPFSAGMRNCVGAQHAMVSMKIMLIKILTSYRLKTDLKINDLSMKFVLTMKIGNGYMVRLTRS, from the exons ATGCACTTCCAAGAAGGCTCATCGTGCAGCTATCTGCATCACCTGGAAGA AATCCTAGAATTGGCAATGGTGCGCATTATGAATCCTCTCCTCCATCCCGATTGGGTCTATCGTTGGACATCTATGTACCGAGCGGAAGAAAAAGCGTTAAAGGAATTCCATCAACCGGCGAAGAATATTCAGCTTCTGATGAGAAAATCATCGCCCACCCTAATCGAAGACTATATGACATCGATGAAAAGGATCGGGCATGTGGATATTGAAATGTTCGAAAATGATTTAAGTGGCCTGATTTATGCCGGACACGAAACAAGTGCAATTACAATTTCCAACACATTGCTTCTTCTCGCTATGCATCCAGACGTACAAGACCAGGCTGTGGCTGAGATACGGCAACATTGTGGTACTTTTGATGAAGATATCAGTTATGAGACGCTTCAGCAGCTCGTCTACATAGAGATGGTACTAAAAGAGTCTCTTCGGTTATTcccgatcgcaccgatcatTGCTCGCCAACCAACTCATGAAATAGCTCTAGGAAAATACACCGTGCCAGCGGGGGTTGATGTTTTACTCAACATTTTTAACATTCACCGTAATCCCGTATACTGGGGAGAAGACGCCGAGCATTTTCGGCCAGAACGGTTTGCTACAACTTACGATCGGTCTGCGTATTTGCCCTTTAGTGCGGGAATGAGAAACTGTGTCGGTGCGCAGCACGCAATGGTTTCGATGAAAATAATGCTAATTAAGATTCTTACTTCCTATCGATTGAAGACGGATTTGAAGATAAATGATTTGAGCATGAAATTTGTGCTTACTATGAAAATTGGCAATGGCTACATGGTTCGATTGACAC GATCGTGA
- the LOC125954655 gene encoding uncharacterized protein LOC125954655: MSTSAKVKGLAVLSEAAAGAAGSSNAAMLPSPIIKKISPNGACTQDVSFEAYKQPKNKSKRRSFSPMVHQAPLASPDLSPIEMSEKFGLSPRLNTPRTVPHVGGYQPGKPLLLAKPPKPRMHKKLSPKEDSGLSTPVVKRELEHRICVSNILQDMGLSKYIRIFTNEEINFEVFLTLCEKDLHDIGIHCQEDIEKILAKITDYNMSGDA; this comes from the exons ATGTCGACCAGCGCTAAGGTAAAGGGCTTGGCAGTGTTgagcgaagcagcagccggagcagcagggAGCAGCAACGCTGCCATGCTGCCCTCGCCGATCATCAAAAAAATTTCACCGAACGGTGCCTGCACGCAGGACGTGTCGTTCGAGGCGTACAAACAGCCAAAGAACAAATCCAAACGGCGCAGCTTCTCGCCGATGGTACACCAGGCACCGCTGGCATCGCCCGACCTGTCGCCAATCGAAATGAGCGAAAAGTTCGGTTTATCGCCACGGCTCAACACACCGCGTACCGTACCACACGTTGGTGGCTACCAGCCTGGCAAACCACTTCTTCTAGctaaaccaccgaaaccgag AATGCACAAAAAACTGTCACCGAAGGAAGATTCGGGGTTATCGACGCCCGTGGTGAAGCGTGAGCTGGAGCACCGCATCTGCGTGTCGAACATCCTGCAGGACATGGGACTGTCGAAGTACATACGCATCTTCACCAACGAAGAGATCAACTTCGAGGTGTTTCTCACGCTATGCGAAAAGGATCTGCACGACATTGGCATCCACTGTCAGGAGGATATCGAGAAGATTCTGGCTAAAATTACCGATTACAATATGAGTGGAGATGCTTGA
- the LOC125955537 gene encoding probable cytochrome P450 313a4 yields MISTVVQCVLFLFAIYCSYVWRNRCSWQLLSQFPGPRNLPLIGSAYVFITDGFKSSMKRNGHVEGIEQDLSGYIYAGHDTSALTLSNTLLLLAMHPDVQERAVTEIREYYGAFDEDIQYEALQQLAYLEMVLKESLRLFPVAPIVGRQTTQEIALGKNILPAGVDVLFNIFSIHRNPSYWGEDADQFRPERFATKAYDRSAYLPFSAGMRNCVGWQYGMISMKIILIKLLTSYRLETDLTLEDFNMKFNITMKSARGYMVRLTRRQSS; encoded by the exons ATGATTTCAACTGTGGTGCAGTGtgtattgtttttattcgccATTTACTGTTCCTACGTCTGGCGCAATCGGTGCTCATGGCAATTGCTGAGCCAGTTTCCCGGGCCAAGGAACCTTCCTCTGATCGGTTCCGCCTACGTTTT CATAACCGATGGTTTTAAATCATCGATGAAAAGGAACGGACATGTGGAAGGAATCGAACAGGATCTTAGCGGCTACATCTATGCCGGCCACGATACAAGTGCACTTACTCTTTCTAACACATTGCTTCTTCTCGCTATGCATCCAGACGTACAAGAGCGAGCTGTGACTGAGATACGGGAATATTACGGAGCTTTTGATGAAGATATTCAATATGAGGCGCTTCAACAACTTGCCTACCTCGAGATGGTATTGAAGGAGTCTCTTCGGTTATTCCCGGTAGCACCGATCGTTGGTCGCCAAACAACTCAAGAAATCGCGTtgggaaaaaatattttgccCGCCGGGGTTGATGTTTTATTCAACATTTTCAGCATCCATCGTAACCCCTCGTACTGGGGAGAAGACGCCGATCAATTTCGGCCAGAACGGTTTGCTACGAAGGCTTATGATCGATCTGCGTATTTGCCCTTTAGTGCGGGAATGAGGAACTGTGTCGGTTGGCAGTACGGGATGATTTCGATGAAAATAATACTAATTAAGCTTCTTACTTCCTACCGGCTGGAGACGGATTTGACGCTTGAAGATTTCAACATGAAATTTAACATCACTATGAAAAGTGCCCGTGGATACATGGTTCGGTTGACGCGTAGACAATCGTCGTGA
- the LOC125954663 gene encoding uncharacterized protein LOC125954663: MQVESATKWRVPPLDLSAVSVLTNEAERRWAAHGAAAAAAVANLSTRTASGSESDRTTSNSANNNTTITTINSGSTALTTKKIVYGADGLPIDPRDWTRANVWTWLINLAQSEGLDISPELAQKFPMNGKALCLMSLDMYLSRVPVGGKMLYRDFRVRLARAMSL; the protein is encoded by the coding sequence ATGCAGGTTGAAAGTGCAACGAAATGGCGCGTTCCACCGCTGGACCTTTCCGCCGTGAGCGTGCTAACGAACGAGGCCGAACGGCGCTGGGCGGCACATGGGGCTGCCGCTGCGGCCGCCGTGGCCAATCTGAGTACGCGAACGGCGTCGGGGAGCGAGAGTGACCGGACGACGAGCAAcagtgcaaacaacaacaccaccatcaccaccatcaactcCGGATCGACCGCgctgacgacgaagaagatcGTCTACGGTGCCGATGGGCTGCCGATCGATCCGCGCGATTGGACCCGGGCGAACGTGTGGACCTGGCTGATCAATCTCGCCCAATCCGAGGGTCTCGACATTAGCCCCGAGCTGGCTCAAAAATTCCCGATGAACGGCAAGGCGCTGTGTCTGATGAGCCTCGACATGTACCTGAGCCGGGTACCGGTCGGTGGCAAGATGCTGTACCGTGATTTCCGCGTCCGGCTAGCCCGGGCCATGAGCTTATGA
- the LOC125955541 gene encoding augmin complex subunit dgt5, giving the protein MDDINKFKQWASKMGCPPGSVPPDDTLKRAFRGDQSTLLKHIMQKVRPRQEISLMRKNVLVKKLQEHKHTDKIVLNSMLHRLPAELQRFEKIKKLKAKIEETRARLNTSKACVESIGLQIKEKNATKLQMTRRLEELHSKAALYTTHELSLKGSIEKEEQLAERLDRIMPARGFEPTSSSGTPEQAVDHCIELLGQFYEHLKSTTKKEENWLLQEQLWASMRERLRGIPNHLLWGVLLKLKEDHLRQISEVDNKQAELERNRDTISDRDLLQVSKSKLYATHIGIFLDVATQRQLVSATKEDYLAKYTSCTGELEAKMALLNEIDDEAEETLEEYLMQWNSRVYNQGQITFLEGEIERKKQEIAVYDQKIQNHDQLLSQLRGIYARIDDISKHMEEELGLVRQIKQKVAYSKYVSQRTVHGLRQKGCNNQTLNVSDQSMSRMDSTIIGTPAGSTYTVAVLPAFVRELELFRTLPYGLYGGQSKLVRYCLEPNPAVFCERSNTDLALLPSSGTSADMSLKQFGALLGLEHHVHEATVESHVVSELTIDQAELQQRWQGNHGRICEMLDEIELISNNIRQVLDKARRYHNFSIANSLRHFVPPTRLFNGRNYREYESEYMMYYRMINGFGGH; this is encoded by the exons ATGGACGATATTAATAAGTTCAAACAGTGGGCATCCAAGATGGGTTGCCCACCGGGAAGCGTTCCTCCTGATGATACGCTGAAAAG AGCATTTCGTGGGGATCAGAGCACGCTGCTGAAACACATTATGCAGAAGGTGCGCCCTCGACAGGAGATCTCGCTGATGCGCAAGAATGTGCTTGTTAAAAAGCTGCaggagcacaaacacacggataAGATCGTTTTG AACTCTATGCTACACCGACTCCCCGCGGAACTGCAGCGCTTCGAGAAGATAAAGAAACTTAAGGCAAAGATCGAGGAAACCCGAGCGCGTCTCAACACATCAAAAGCCTGCGTCGAATCGATCGGGTTACAGATCAAGGAGAAAA ATGCAACCAAGCTTCAGATGACTCGACGTTTGGAGGAACTACATTCCAAGGCAGCGCTTTACACGACCCACGAATTGTCGCTCAAGGGTAGCattgagaaggaggagcagcttGCGGAGCGGCTCGATCGTATCATGCCGGCTAGGGGATTCGAGCCCACATCATCCTCAGGGACACCCGAGCAAGCCGTCGACCACTGCATCGAACTGTTGGGACAATTTTATGAGCACTTGAAGAGTACAActaaaaaagaggaaaattggCTGCTTCAGGAGCAGCTGTGGGCCAGTATGCGCGAGAGGCTTCGCGGCATTCCTAATCATCTTTTATGGGGTGTACTGCTAAAGCTAAAGGAGGACCATTTGCGACAGATTTCTGAGGTAGATAATAAGCAGGCAGAGCTCGAACGGAACCGTGACACGATCTCCGATCGTGACCTGCTGCAGGTTAGCAAGTCCAAGCTTTACGCGACCCACATCGGTATCTTTCTGGATGTGGCCACCCAGCGCCAGCTGGTGAGCGCTACAAAGGAGGATTACCTTGCCAAGTACACCTCCTGCACCGGGGAGCTGGAGGCAAAGATGGCTCTTCTCAACGAGATCGACGACGAGGCAGAAGAAACGCTCGAGGAGTACCTGATGCAGTGGAACTCGCGGGTTTACAATCAAGGTCAGATCACCTTCCTAGAAGGGGAGATTGAGCGCAAGAAGCAAGAGATAGCCGTATACGATCAGAAGATCCAGAATCACGACCAACTGTTATCGCAGTTGCGCGGCATTTACGCGCGGATCGACGACATCTCGAAACACATGGAAGAAGAACTGGGTCTTGTGCGGCAAATTAAGCAGAAGGTAGCCTACTCAAAGTACGTTAGCCAGCGCACCGTGCATGGTTTGCGCCAGAAGGGATGCAACAATCAGACGCTTAACGTTAGCGATCAGTCAATGAGTCGGATGGACAGCACCATCATTGGGACACCGGCCGGATCGACCTACACAGTGGCCGTTCTGCCAGCGTTCGTGCGCGAACTGGAACTGTTCCGCACTCTTCCATACGGACTCTACGGGGGCCAGTCGAAACTGGTGCGTTATTGCTTGGAACCGAACCCGGCCGTGTTCTGCGAACGCTCGAATACCGACCTGGCATTGCTGCCGAGCAGTGGCACGAGCGCCGACATGTCGTTGAAACAGTTTGGCGCACTGCTAGGGCTGGAACATCACGTCCACGAGGCCACTGTCGAATCGCACGTAGTCAGTGAGCTCACCATCGATCAGGCGGAGTTGCAGCAGCGCTGGCAGGGCAATCATGGCCGGATCTGTGAGATGCTGGATGAAATCGAGCTCATCAGCAACAATATCCGGCAGGTGTTGGACAAGGCCCGTCGTTACCACAACTTTAGTATTGCCAACAGTTTGCGCCATTTCGTTCCGCCGACGCGATTATTCAATGGTCGCAACTACCGGGAGTACGAGAGCGAGTATATGATGTATTACCGCATGATCAATGGTTTCGGCGGGCATTAA
- the LOC125955540 gene encoding probable cytochrome P450 313a1, producing MKRNGHVEIIEQDLSGFIYAGHDTSAITISNTLLLLAMHLDVQDQVVAEIRQHCGAFGEDISYETLQQLIYLEMVLKESLRLFPIAPIIARQTTQEIALGKYILPVGVDVFINIFSIHRNSTYWGEDADQFRPERFATKAYDRSAYLPFSTGMRNCVGGQYAMISMKIMLIKILTSYRLETDLKINDLSMKFMVTMKIGNGYMVRLTRR from the coding sequence ATGAAAAGGAACGGGCATGTGGAAATAATTGAACAGGATCTTAGCGGCTTCATCTATGCCGGACACGATACAAGTGCAATTACTATTTCTAACACATTGCTTCTTCTCGCTATGCATCTAGATGTACAAGACCAGGTTGTGGCTGAGATACGGCAACATTGTGGTGCTTTTGGTGAAGATATCAGTTATGAGACGCTTCAGCAGCTCATCTACCTAGAGATGGTACTAAAAGAGTCTCTTCGGTTATTcccgatcgcaccgatcatTGCTCGCCAAACAACTCAAGAAATAGCTCTAGGAAAATACATTCTTCCCGTGGGTGTTGatgttttcatcaatattttcAGCATTCATCGCAATTCCACATACTGGGGAGAAGACGCCGATCAATTTCGACCAGAACGGTTTGCTACGAAGGCTTATGATCGATCTGCGTATTTGCCCTTTAGTACGGGAATGAGGAACTGTGTCGGTGGTCAATACGCGATGATTTCAATGAAAATAATGCTGATTAAGATTCTTACATCCTACCGGCTGGAGACGGATTTGAAGATAAATGATTTGAGCATGAAATTTATGGTTACTATGAAAATTGGCAATGGATACATGGTTCGATTGACGCGTAGATGA
- the LOC125955538 gene encoding probable cytochrome P450 313a4, which yields MISTVVQCVLFLFAIYCYHAWRNRRAWQLLSQLPGPRDLPLIGSACIVASARTGFIYAGHETSAITISNTLLLLAMHPHVQERAVAEIRENCGTFGEDISYETLQQLVYLEMVLKESLRLFPIAPIIARQTTQEIALGKYILPVGVDVFINIFSIHRNSTYWGEDADQFRPERFATTYDRSAYLPFSAGMRNCMGGQYAMISMKIMLIKILTSYRLKTDLKINDLSMKYVLTMKIGNGYMVRLTRR from the exons ATGATTTCTACTGTAGTGCAGTGtgtattgtttttattcgccATTTACTGTTACCATGCGTGGCGCAATCGACGCGCATGGCAGTTGCTGAGCCAGCTACCTGGACCAAGGGACCTTCCTTTAATCGGTTCCGCCTGCATTGTGGCGAGTGCTAGAAC CGGCTTCATCTATGCCGGACACGAAACAAGTGCAATTACAATTTCTAACACATTGCTTCTTCTCGCTATGCATCCACACGTACAAGAGCGGGCTGTGGCTGAGATACGGGAAAATTGTGGTACTTTTGGTGAAGATATCAGTTATGAGACGCTTCAGCAGCTCGTCTACCTAGAGATGGTACTAAAAGAATCTCTTCGGTTATTcccgatcgcaccgatcatTGCTCGCCAAACAACTCAAGAAATAGCTCTAGGAAAATACATTCTTCCCGTGGGTGTTGatgttttcatcaatattttcAGCATTCATCGCAATTCCACATACTGGGGAGAAGACGCCGATCAATTTCGGCCAGAACGGTTTGCTACAACTTACGATCGATCTGCGTATTTGCCCTTTAGTGCGGGAATGAGGAACTGTATGGGTGGACAGTACGCGATGATTTCGATGAAAATAATGCTAATTAAGATTCTTACATCCTACCGACTGAAGACGGATTTGAAGATAAATGATTTGAGCATGAAATATGTACTTACTATGAAAATTGGCAATGGCTACATGGTTCGATTGACGCGTAGGTGA